The following nucleotide sequence is from Corylus avellana chromosome ca7, CavTom2PMs-1.0.
ATTTTATGGATACGATTTTAtcataataagaaaaaataacaacaaacaaTTATAAACATAGAAATTTACATGGTTCACTATTAAGGGCTACGTCTACAAAATTTTAGCGAcgtttcactatttttttgacaaataataTATGAGACATTAATTACATTCCTACATAACACTAAAGTTAGAACTTAGAAATGActataaatataattatcaaCTGGGTCAAAacaccacccaaaaaaaaaaaaaaaaatcttaaaaattcttaaaaatttcaaatgatgCAATAACATATTCACTATATGAAATATGATTCATTTGGTCATGATTTAAAAGGTAATACATCTAACGGTGTacacccttcttcttcttcttcttcttttttttttttttttttttttttttaatataaaatcatGTATAAAATTCTTGTCTCAAACAATACATAAAcatatacattattaaatttaggttaaactataattttttttttcttcaatattccataatattttaaattttgagttgCAATCTGCGAGACCACGTGCAAAACTTCtgtctaattaaaaataaataaattgatttattaaaacattttaatCTATGGAATCTAATGTTGTTGTCGATTTGAATTAATGGTTTCACCTCATAAGACGTGATTCAGAAGATTGAGTAACCTTTTAAATCGAGTTTGTCCATTCTAATGCCCAATAGAATAATAATATCGGATTTATTATGGTAATAACCTTAGTTAATGCGTTGATTACGACAGatgtggggttttttttgtCGCATGGGCAGTCCTCCGTAGAAAGGcaattaataaataaacaaacatttaTCGCAGAATATGAAAGCAAAACAAGTACACCaaaaggtttttttcttttttgttaaatacAGAATAGATTGGGAAAGCCCGGTAGAGTTGGTGCACACACCCCACGGTCCTGTGCAGAGAAGAGCTAGGAGAAAGAGGAAAGGGGAAAGAAGATGAGTGGTGGGGAAGAAGATGAGACAACGTTGGAGTTCACGCCGACATGGGTGGTGGCCGCCGTCTGCACAGTCATCGTTGCCATTTCTCTGGCCATGGAGCGATTGCTCCACTTCGCCGGCAAAAAGTTGAAAAGGAAGAACCAGAAACCCCTCTTCGAAGCCTTACTAAAAGTTAAAGAAGGTCTCCCACTTctacatgcatttttttattcttctgctgattctctctctctctctctctctctctgtgtcaaATCTATTTTGGTGAGTGGCAAAATGAAGCATAATATTGGTGGTGGCACTCGGCAGAATTGATGCTGTTGGGATTCATATCGCTGCTTCTGACGGTGTTCCAGAATGTCATTTCCAAAATCTGTGTCCCGGAGGGTGTGACTCGTCACATGCTTCCCTGTAAACGCGAGGAAGGAGAGCATGAAGAATCCACTAGTAATGCCACTACTGCCCATTTTCAGAGCTCCTTTGCGCCCGCCATTTTCGGCAGAGCCAGGAGGCTTCTATCCGAGGTTGAGGCTTCGTCGACCGGTTACTGTGCCAAAAAGGTAACGTAGAAGATCAACGaagccttcaatttttttttaatgctaaaaatggatttttttttttaaaaaaaaaaaaaagaaaaaagaaaaaagaagaaagaatgttATTGGTGGTATGTAAAGGAACCCTTCGTTTTTGCGGATCCAGAAGAAGTATTTGTGAATCTGATTAAATCTTGTGAAACCCACCCGTAATTAGATTAATTTCCTGTTTTAAGCTGAGGATTTACGAGAAATACTCTCTTATGGGAGACTTGAATTCATTCAGTTCTCTTATATCCTACCACGGTGGAACGGATCATGCCGCTTGTTTGACCTGGAAACGATTAGAGACAATTTTCTATTACTTCGACCCATATTGGTTGATTTCTGTTTGAAACATGGAATTtttcattgatatatattttgtattaaaaggTTCATTTACATTCGAGCCCATCAAAAGTGATTTTCTCAAGTTTCGCGCTcttgattttaagaaaataattgatgATCCAGTGCTTGTTCGGGAGATACGGTAGATacagttttaaagaaaaagaaccatttttttttccttatgtgGAATGTGCTCTTTTGCTTCTAGTTAATATACTTACTTGTCTCTGTTTCATCTGTTTCTAAATCTGGCTTTATCTTTCCTCTGAAGCAAGAGTTCCTAGATTATGAATCTATTATATATGAAGTTTGATTGAGAATGGAAGGGAGGAGGAAAATCCTGAACAGGAACTAACTTTACACTTCCACTTGTTTTGTATTCGTAATATTGCTTGGTAATgcattgattaaaatatttaccaaaaaaaaaaaaaatgttatgcaCTAATAACCTTCAAAATGTTTGTTGCATTCAAATGATTGCTTGATTATGCGTCAGATTAAGCTTCGTAAGGCGTGAGAAACCAAGAAGCCTCAAGTAACACTAAGTGAAAGGACATTTAAGTTTATAATGTGAAGGACTTGGTCCATCTAGTTGCAAAACATTTTTGATAAGCTTATTAATGTATGGCTTATTAGTGCACAGTTattgataaatttttattttgtgggtgGGAGAAGTTATGGATAACACTaagtatgtttgttaatgtgttttaggaggtgtattttatttttggtttgaaaatatgttatgatttgacataaaggtgaaaacagtttttgtgttttgagaagtgttttgggttgtttgtCAATGTCTTTGacttgaaaacagaaaacagaagaTAGAGAACAAAGTCGTTAGCAAACATGGCAGCTAGTTTTTCCGCTTGGgaattttttagttatttgtttcttttttaaaatttataatttggtTAGTAGGGGTAAAAAGAACCATAGTAGCTTCCCATTGAATCATGCACTGGTGGATATTGACCTCTTTCTTTCCTCGAAACTTTCAATTAATTTAGATCATTGTTTTATTCACTTAATTAAAATGGCTAACAAGCAGCAGGagttagtgttttttttttttaatacttgcataaaaaataaaaaataaaagtttctCCTATTGATTTGCCTGTTGTGAATCAACCCATTAGGATTATGACATCAGGCCTTAGTTGTTATTGATCCTTAACCTTTTGAATACTAATATCATTTGATGTTGTGGGTTGCATTTTCTGGGTTGTgccttttctttcatttttcattctACATTTATATGGATGTATGAAGCACTTGATGGTGCCATGGTAGCTTGGTGCTTCCTAATAGAGTGAGATCAGCTATAGGTAAGCAAACtctagtctttttcttttctttctttctttatttttttttattgacagagatattattaattttcttttgcaatTTAACAATTTCATCAACAGCTCCTGAATTGAATTATCAGTCAgctttgtatttttcctttttttcttatgtattttttttttttcaaaacattctGGTAATAACCATCTTCTAGCCTAGCCAGtcaatttttacttttgatGCAATGAAATCAAACTACTTCATGGGGTATTTCACGCATCACATTTTATATCGTTTTGGAGATTTAATcacatctccctctctctctgtggctGGGTAATTTGTTGATGTTCTCTTGTTACTTGTAGCTGCAGAAATATGCCAGACTATGTGCCGTAActgtttctttccttttcagAATAAGGTACCATTATTATCCACTGAAGCACTGCATCATCTGCATATCTTTATCTTCGTCCTAGCTATTGTCCATGTAACCTTCTGCGTCCTCACTGTTCTTTTTGCTGGGGCAAGGGTGAGTATCTGATCTGATATACTTCTGCTACTTCTTTATGTTATAAATTACCAGTCtactaatctctctctctattgtttttcttttctttcaatgaTTTGTTTGTCATTATATAGATTCGCCAATGGAAACGATGGGAGGATGAAATTGCAAAACAGAATTATGATACACATCAAGGTAAGGGCCatttctataaattattttctgtATGTCTTGGCTACTTTTCATTAACTAGCTGATCTATGTGCTAAGCTTgggtaaatttttgaaataagatGGTTCAAATAAGTCAACctcatatagaaaaaaaaatcatcaaaaatatgtaAACCCAATAAAGCCCTATATAGGATTTCCTTTCTCCTGATTGACTAATTAAAGTTGTAAAGAGAACTGATTAACTGAATTACTTTCTCATGTAAGTCACAGTAGAATTATCTGCCAGTTGATTTCTATCTTAGTTGCTTCTAATTTGTGAATTGTGATAGCGCAGTTCTGAAGGCAAAAACAGTTACCCATGTCCATCAACATGCTTTTATCAAGGAACATTTTCGGGGTATTGGTAAAAACTCAGCTATGTTGGGATGGATGGTAAGTTACCGTCTTGTGTCTAATAGAATCTAGCTGCCATATCTTATGTGAAGGctataatttattgaaaataagATCACGTTCAAATGTTCCTTGTTGCAACATGAGAGACTTAACTTAAAATTATGCTTGTCTGCATGAAAAAAGTTTGTATCGACTTTACCCCCTTCCTTTAGTCTTGCTGTTACCTGTAACATCTTCATGTGTATTTGAGATGGTGTTACGTGGCCTAGTTTAGAATTATCAAATACTGCCTCAGGGGTGGAACCAGGGTTTTTGCATTGGGGGGAGGGGGCCAACTATATGTGTCACTAAAATTTGTCCTTGGCTGTGAAGGACTTTGGagtatttcaaaaatttagggGGGCCTTGGGCCTCCCAAGAGACAAGAAGGTACCACCCCAGCAGGCTTGGTTCCTTGTAGAAACAAGATTCTCTTTTTCTAGCATATATTATTAAGCCTAAGAAAGGAACCATCTTTAGAGTTTTGTGCTACTTGTTTGTCCGAAAAAAGAGGAATTACATTGTTGCAAACTGAAAATGTATGTAATAGGACTTATAAGGGATgagagacaaaataaaaaagtaagaattcaGTTTGATATTTTTCTGCTTCCAGGAGAGTTGGGTGTGCCCACATTTAGTAGCCAATCATAAAAGAGTCAAGTCATATCTATTAGGTGCATAAGCATCCATGATTGCTTTCATGTAAGCAACATGATAGAGAACTTTTTTGATGATATATCAAGTAATGTTATTAAAGTTTGAACCCCAAATATTTAGACATGTATATTGATTCTCAGCTTGCTAAGTGCATTCTACCATGCTTCTGACTTCTCTTTTTTCCCCTTCAGCAATCTTTCCTCAAGCAGTTTTATGCATCTGTGACAAAATCAGACTATGTTACACTACGGCTAGGTTTTATCATGGTAAGCTGTCTAATATGAGGTGGCTGTTGATTTATTGGTTTTTTCAATATAGTTATTCTTCTGTTTCCTCTTACAAGGATTTTTTATACTTAATAATCCTATTGTAGACCCATTGCAGAGGAAACTTAAAGTTTAATTTTCACAAATACATGATGCGTGCACTTGAAGATGATTTTAAGAAGGTCGTTGGTATAAGGCAAGTGATATCTGAGAATGCCATGTGATGTAAAGGCTTCTTATGCTTCCAGCACATTTTTATTTGCAAATGGCATATACCTGAGTGCTGATTGTTGTATCTTTTTCTACTTGCTTACTAATTTTCCTCGACTCAccatttaattttctttgttgcAGTTGGTATCTTTGGATATTTGTGGTCATTTTCCTTCTGCTTAATGTTAACGGTATGCTACTGCATTGGTTAATAGCTTACATATTGAAATCACGATGAGCATTGATGTTAGCTTATTTGTGCTCCAGTAGCTAATTACCTTGATAgcagaaaatttgtgtcaattaATCTGTTTTGTTTGCTCAAAGAGGTTTAGAGTTGGTTTGAGCCTTGAGGAACTGAAACATTCATAGTTTAAAGGTGTAAAAGTACAACAGGAGAAAAAAGATCTGATCAGAAAATGTTAGCTTTAAGTGAAAGAGCATAGCTAAGACTTATTTTGACTTTTTAGTTTAGCTATTGGATCATGTTGTTAGGATTTTATCTTTGTGTTATTATCAtaatattctgattttattctcattgtttgtttttttttttttttcttttcaaaaatttaaataatgaaaGAAGTATGATAGTCCAGTAATTTGTCAATGCAACACAATTTCATCATCGTCttcgttttcttcttcttttttaaataggCTTATACGGACTTTCAAAATCAACATGCATAGCATTTTTAGATTTTCCTATGATGTTTGGAGAAAGTACCATATAATAATGAGTGTTGTGTTATTACTTATATCTACCGTTCTCTGTTGTTTTTATGCCATAGGGTTactgttatttttgttttggccAGCCATATGAGGGGCATTACTTCTAACCTACAATTTTTCTCCCTTCATTAATGCAGGTTGGCATACGTATTTCTGGATAGCATTCCTTCCTTTCATTGTGAGTAGTCTTCAAATGGTCCCTCACTCTAGTTTTTCATCTCATGCACATGTGCATCATTTCTTACGTGCTTGCTTGCGATGTGCGAACTCATCATACTATGTAACCATGCAACTTCAGTATTTTACGGAGGAAAGAGATGGAATAGGGCGATCCTTGGTAAAGTGGCTTCATAATGAGTTAAAACAATTTATTTGaagaaacaaatgaaataaTCCAAAGAGTCGTTAGAATATTTCCAAATCTTCTTACCCTAAGTGATATAATATTTCTTGCTTTCAATTTGTGTGAGCATCCATCTCTCCCACATTGTCCAAGTAATTGaactgagccacccccaaaaaactTCTTGCTATCTTGGGGTTTGCACTTTTAGGGTGGGTTCACGAACTGGCCTTGCCTAGGGAGGTTCGCCATCATAACTCTCATTGGTTTTGTTCCTTTCATTTAGACCATATGTTGCTTtgaattttcattgtttttgttCCTTTCATCTAGTTCATATGTTACGACATTTATATTTCAGCTTCTTCTTGCTGTGGGGACTAAGCTGGAGCATGTAATAAGCCAGTTGGCTCATGAGGTTGCTGAGAGACATGTAGCTATAGAAGGTGACTTGGTTGTTCAACCATCAGATGCGCACTTTTGGTTTGGCCGGCCCCGCATTGTTCTATTTCTGATCCATTTTatccttttccaaaattcttttgagattggattttttttctggATATGGGTAAGAAATTCTTCAACCACAATGTAGCATTATCTTTCGATAATAGATAAGAGGATAGTAATTCAGATGGAACATATTTAATCTGCTTCTCTACACATGTAGGTTCAATATAGCTTCGACTCTTGCATAATGGGACAAGTTCGTTTTATTGTCCCACGGCTCATTATTGGGTAAATACATGAAAAAAAGCCTGTTTACTTTTTCATCTTTTGCAAGTTTAGAAGTATGTCAGATCTTTTTCTTATCTTGATAATAAAAtctcctcttcttttccttcttctcttgttTTTATTCAGGGTCTTCATTCAGGTATTCTGCAGTTACAGCACCCTGCCACTTTATGCCATTGTCACACAGGTGCTTTGAGTTGCTGTTAAAACAAATTCATATTCTTTCTTCgtttttgccttttttctttctaaaaactGTTGATCTTACCTGATGTCTGCATTGAAATGAAGATGGGAACTACTTTCAAGAAGTCAATATTTGATGAGCATGTGCAAGCGGGACTCGTTGGTTGGGCTGAGAAggtgaagaaaaagaaggggaaaggAGCTGGCTCTGGCCAAGGAAGTTCCCACGAAAGTTCTAAGGTGGGTATTCAGATGGGGGCGGCTTTGCGCAAGGCGGCTACACAGGAGGAGATTCAGGCTGCACCTGCTGGTTCTGAAGGGTCAAAATGAGCAGGCTTATATCGTCATCTAACTAGGGGCATTTCACTCATTTGTATAGTTATATCACCTTGGTATGGGGCTGGAAGGGCTCATTTGTAAAATAATCTAAGGTGTTTTCTGCTTGGCTTAAAATGTCGGATTGcattttatcaacaaaaaaaaaaaaaaaaaatgtcggaTTGCATACATATTTTTGAATGCCAGTGTGTTTTTTCTGCCAATTAATGAAGTCTTTCTTAGTCTTTtcagaaggaaaagaaaaggggtGCAATGTGATTTATGATTTATGCTGCTGAAAAACTTGTCAAAGTCGGTGGTGCtttattacttgttatttagaAAAATGcctaggggtgggcagattaacggTTACCGCCTCTCGACTGCCACCAACCGATAATTGACTTCTGGTGGTCGGTAGGCGGAATAAAAATACTGTTTCATCATCGGCTCAGTAggtggtagaaaaaaaaaaatttgtctgtTAACtgatttttcaagtgaattttgaattttatatggtAACTTTTCTTATTGTATTTGTTTAGTTGATTTGTGGTTGTTATTTTGGTCTGTGCTTCaagaatttactttttcttttcttttataaaatatattctttACTAGTCACAAGAagttgataaatcttaacataaaaacttgtagCCGACAATTAACCGATGGCTTATTAACCGATTAACCGAAAAAGTTGAAACTATTTTTTGTTGGTTGGTTAATTAATCAACTTAACCGACTTTTAGGAATTAGTAGGCGGAAATGCCCCTACCAACACCGACCAAACCGATATTCACCCTTTAGTGCCTGCCATTTTCAATTGatgttcaaattttgttttgttgtatctaACTATAGACATTGTATTCGAGAGTTTATTCAGCTATAGCATTTTGCTCTGGTTGGCTGATTTACAAATGAGAATTCCACTATtacctcaaaaaaaaagaaaaaaagaaaaaaaaagaggaactCTCTTAATTTCAgctcatttttgtattttaaaaccATGGAAGCGGCAAAAGATTATGAGGAGCTCTCCTTAGTATGAGTTCTCGTTTGCCCTCTTCAATCTTATATTGATTTTGCGCACACAACAAATTGATGAAATGCAGCCAGCCCAAGTGCCAAttagaaaagagaaataaaaattctaggtttacaaacaaattttacaaaaaattttgacaacatgatgtggcacaatatgattgagttTCTCAATAGtttaatttatctcattttcaattatattgtgacacatcatattgtaaaagtttatttgtaaaatcttgtttgtaagcctagcatttctcGGAGAGAGAAATGATATATGTACTTTAACCgtttctaaatttattttgtagggTGAGAAAAAGactacttatttattttctcttattttcgcATATTTTTGGATGAGGAGGACGgttaatattttggaaaaaggGATGGAGCAAGATTGGACCCGCTCATGTTTTATTAAgtgttaatattttatattaagtaaAATGATCATTACAaatatattcctttttttttttttttttaactcttttagtattaaatacctaatacccttCTAgggttttatttctttattttttcttccttaggGCTTGATTTTTATCATATGAGGCatatgtggttttgataaagattaaaTTGGTCATTCCGTCCATTgatcgttagttgacttaacggaagccCACGTAATTGACACGTGgacaaattaaaattcaatactTGGCATAAAtggccacgtcatcagtgatgacatggccacctaattaaattttttattaggtggtttcggccacccccttggcaccttgggggtggccatccGGCTAGATGGAGGTGGCTTTGGCCACTTGGCCACCCCacaaacccctttttttttttttgaaaaaatatattttttatttttattttttaaataacaattttaattattatgctaagtgtcaaattttaattggtcagcgtgtcagtgacgtggacttccgttaagtcaactaacgatcAATGGACGGAATGACCAATTTGggctttatcaaaaccacaggtaccttctataataaaaatcaaactataagggaggaaaaaataaagaattaaaaccctaaggggtattaggtatttaaccctaaacatAATTAATGTGTTGATTACCACACGACATATGTGGTGGTTTTGTCCCATGGGCCATGGCCATGGGCACTCCGTTACAAAAAGTAAAgtaataaacaaagaaaaccacTACTATTAGGTTCATCcttgtaacgccccgatatttagACTaacaaatatcgaagtcgtgacgctgcaactttagaaaatacaatcttacagcggagtatgtatatttttttctttttctatgacctaggaataacttacacaacacagttgagctgactgaaatacctcgaggtgatatattattaaataaaatagaaacatagttttc
It contains:
- the LOC132186706 gene encoding MLO-like protein 1, which translates into the protein MSGGEEDETTLEFTPTWVVAAVCTVIVAISLAMERLLHFAGKKLKRKNQKPLFEALLKVKEELMLLGFISLLLTVFQNVISKICVPEGVTRHMLPCKREEGEHEESTSNATTAHFQSSFAPAIFGRARRLLSEVEASSTGYCAKKNKVPLLSTEALHHLHIFIFVLAIVHVTFCVLTVLFAGARIRQWKRWEDEIAKQNYDTHQVLKAKTVTHVHQHAFIKEHFRGIGKNSAMLGWMQSFLKQFYASVTKSDYVTLRLGFIMTHCRGNLKFNFHKYMMRALEDDFKKVVGISWYLWIFVVIFLLLNVNGWHTYFWIAFLPFILLLAVGTKLEHVISQLAHEVAERHVAIEGDLVVQPSDAHFWFGRPRIVLFLIHFILFQNSFEIGFFFWIWVQYSFDSCIMGQVRFIVPRLIIGVFIQVFCSYSTLPLYAIVTQMGTTFKKSIFDEHVQAGLVGWAEKVKKKKGKGAGSGQGSSHESSKVGIQMGAALRKAATQEEIQAAPAGSEGSK